TGTACCGTCCGTGTGCTTCCTATTTGCTTCATCAAATCAACTCGATAGGGCAAAGGCAAATGCCCCATACTGTTTTGATTGATTATTTCTTTCAGTTTTTCTATTTGCTGTATCATATCGGTTTCTGTTTTCGCTAATGGTTAGCAGGGAACGGCTTGTCCGTTATCCTGCGTTGTTAGCTGTTTTTTTAGTCAAAAGTCATGTAACACAAACAGACTTTTAACAAAATAATTTTCTACTGTCCATACGGCATAATATCCACCTGCACCGTCACTGTTTTGTGTGCTGATGAACAGTGTATTTCCTTTACCCAATGCCACGCCAACATTATTCGGGCTTGGTTCATACAGATGCGCTATATATACTGTTGGAAATTTCAATATTCCGGCAGGATGCTTGACAGTAATAGACGCGTATTCTTCATGCGGCATATTATTTTCTATGCCTATCAAGTCAGAACAACCGTCAATGCTCCGAACAAAACCTGTTTCCAAATCGCAAACAATGGTGTGTCTTTGGGGATTAAAATCTTGGAAGCCTATTTCTACGGTTAATGTGTCGTTGGCATATACAAGATAATTATCCGTACTTTGCGGCTGTTTCTTCAATTGTGGTAAATCTGCCAAATAACGGATGCGGCTTTTATGAATTTCTCCTATATGGGTATTTCCATTCGGGCAAGTCTTGGTTATACCCGTTTCTGTTCCATATTCTACGCTATGCCATTCTTTATGGCTCTTTTGTGCATCCCAATCAACAAACACATGATTATCCAATAATTTGCCTATTACTGTTCCACTTGTGTCACGTACATTTGTATATCCGTCCACATCCTGAATGACACCAAAGAAACGCTGTTGTGCTTGTGTAGGCAGACAAAGCAGAAATGCCAATATATAGAAAATAATCTTTTTCATGCTTCTATTACAGCTAATGGTTTGGTGAGGAACAGCGTTTAGCTGTTATCTCGACCTTGTTATGAACTTTACTTATCACACATTATTCCAGATAATAATCAATTATAGATAGCCTCTTGTTTAACTGACAGTTAATAACATAATCAGGTAAAACATTTGGAGCCAAGAAAATGATTGTAATATATCCTTTGTCAACAATGATTTTATCAATAGACAAATCCCCACAAAGTAAGTTGGTTTGTTCCACAAGATCATGTTTGGAAACATTATCTGTTTGAGAAAACACATCTTTTGTTAGTTTCTTACTTAGTCGAATTTTCATTTTATCCAATTCTTCAGGTTTAAGAATAGATAGCCATTTATCTATTTCTGTCTGTGGACTATCTGGAGAGTATGCAAGTTCTACATTCAATTTTTTCCCTGACAAATCAACCTCAAAAACCTTATTGGAGGTTGATTTTTGCTCAGAAGATTCTTTTTTGCAATCAACAGATTGTAAGATATTATCTAACACTTCTGGGCTTGGCGCAACAAATGTTATTTTCTTATCTCCTTGTCGAATAAAAAAGGATGACAGACTTGTATTTATCCTTAATGTATATAAACAATATGTACCTCTAATCCAAATAGGGAAATAATCACGTATCTTCAAATAGTTAAATTTCCGTATTGAGTATGTATTTTTAGATTTTGTTGAAATCCATAAGGCTAATTCTATAAGTAGAAAATTAGAAGATTCTTCAAGAAAAAGATCCCCGTCATTATAGTAAACAGGAGGATCAAATAAATGTTTATCAGTATTCTTAATTAAATAAACATACTTATCATCGGCTCCAAATGAAAACATTATGCCATTCTCCCGGACAGACAAATCCATGAAACCTTCAAGCTGCAAATTATGAAGTATCATAATATTTTGCTCGCCATGCAACTTGTTAATATCCATTTGTGTGGAAATTGTTTGTAATAATGTGTGACAATGTTTTATAAAATCATTTGCTTCCATATCTTGTTTTTTAATTGTTCATAATGGTTAGAAAGGAGCATCGTCAGATGCTATCTTTCGTTGTTAGATACTAAATTTATGGTTTCAAGGACATTGCCCGATATAATATTTTGAACACCACTGAATATATCACTGCCATAATAATAAACAAGATTATCATAATCAGCCCACACTTGTTCTCGTTCATCTAACCATACAGTCAAATAACCGGGATGAATGTCTGCTAAATAGATAACCTTATTGACCTTTAACTTCACAGCCACTTTCTGCATAGCTTCCGGGCTGTATTTCTTTATTTTCTTGACATCAAAATAAAGAATATTAGATTGGTTCAGTTCTAATTTCATGTTATAGAATAGAGCAATCTTGCTTATAATACCGTCATTCAAAGGATAATCAAACTTTGAATAGGATTGTTTTAACTTATCAGCGTAACAATCCGACATCATTTGAAAGTTAAATTCATCCCAATGGTTATGAACAAGTATTTCCTTTATTGCAGTAGGTATATTCATATATAATTGTATCTAATGGGGTGGCGGGAAACGGCGTTTAGCTGTTTTCCTGATTTTGTTAGCTGTATTCTTATTGTTCCAATTTTCGTTTTACAATATCTATCAATTCCTCTTTAGTCATGAATTTATTTAGAAACTTTTCCAATGTGCCTTCGTTAGTTACTTCTGTGAAAAAAGTTTCATGGTCAGTGCCCCACACTATAGGATTTTCGGAATTAAGGTCTGATATACAGATGTAATGATAATTGGGATAACTCTCTGTACAAAGCAATCCCACAAAGTTTGGAGTGGCACAGTTTGAATGTTGGATGATTTCGTCCAAATCAGCATCATCCGAAAACCAATCATTCCAATCTTCAAAATCTTTCGTGCCTTTTTGCAACGGAGTGAAAGGCTTCGCCACCCAAAAGAATTGCCCACGAGGTTCTTTGTCCAATGTATAGTAGGTATCAACCATTTTCTTATAAAATGTTTCTCTGTCAGAACGGAACAACTCCATATTTTCATCTACCCAATCACCTAACCCCATAATTGGCTCTGTATCTTCGGCAGACAACCAAGGTGTATCTTCCGGCTTTTGGTATAAAGTGGTGTTGAAAGTTATGGAACACAAGTCTTCTTGTAAAGACACCCCTTTTACATTGGTAACATTACCACCTAACTGCTTTATTCGGTTTACGATTTCCTGTTTCATGACTTTTATTCATTTATAGCTAATGGTTTGCAGCTTGCCGCCGTTAGGTGGCACAGGTGCTTGTTAGCAACATACGTTCAAAAAATAAAGCTAAATGATTGGAGATCTTCTATCATCTTGCTTTGGATTTCATTTTCATTCCAAGGCATACCCTCAATCAAAGCTAATCTTTTAATAGCTTTAATTCCACGTTCTTTTAACTCAAATGAAATAGAGCCGGTTATTTTTATTTGCGCAAAAGCGGTAGCATAGGTAACCATATCACTTTGAATCATATCCATTTCCTTATCTGCTGCCATCTTTTTAACTTCGTCGGCATCGAGAGTAGTGATAGGAACATACTCCATATCCCAGTCTTGTTCTATCAACTTCTGTGGAAAGTTGGAAAAGTCAAGATTTGGATTTTTCCTAATGGCTTCAAATATGCAAATCAACGTATCATGTCCTTCATCACTTCCGAATGGAGTTTCTTCATCACCTTCTGAATAATATATTTCATCACTGAAATGTTCGGAAAACCTTGGATGTGATGTTTTGGGATTAAGCCCAAATTCATCGCTGTCAATATATAATCGCTTCATAAAATCAAAGTTCCCGTCTTCTATATAGCCTTTTTTCATTTTTGAGCGGATTAACTTTTCGGCTTCCTTTTGACAGTCTTCTTGTGTATCAAATTCCTTTACTTCAAATTTTCCTATGCTACCGTATTTGCCGTAATTTACAGCAAAACTACAATCACTATAATCTATCCACCAAAATTTGTGGGATTTCTCATCTTTATATACAAAGGCTCTTTTCATGCTGTTTCTATTTTTGATTGTTGCTAATGGTTTGGTGAGGAACAGCGCTCAGCTGTTGGCTCGACCTTGTTATGAACACATTTCATTGTATATTAAGTTACTATTTTTAGACAATTCGGAATTTCTAAAGAAGGTTCAATAATATATATTGCTGCCTGATATAATTGACTCCACTTCTTTGTTACTTCTGAATCAAAAACATTTTCATGATTATTTGTTTTAGAATGATAAGCAGAATAGTCTGAATTAAAAACACTTATGTATCCTTCCTTTGAAACAGATACTAATCTATTTTTTATCAGACTTATATATATGTATGTCTCTTCGCTTGAATAGATTTTTTTGCATGTATTTTGGATAATATCTATTTCTAATATATCTCCACCACTATATGGATAAAGTATCAAATGCTTATCAACAGGAAGAATATTTGCAAAAAATGAATTACCTAAAGGACTTCCAAATTCATCTTTTGGATAATCTTGATTCAGACACAATTCATTTTCATACCGGAGAGTAATATAGTCATGTATTTGGATGTTTAGCGGAGGATAACCTCCGGCTATTATCAATTTATCATATAGAACCGTTGCTGTACTTGCTTCAAAAAGTACCACTAAATCTATTATTTTGTTATCAGCCAGACTAAAGATGAGCATTTCTCCAGAATCTTCACTATCAACCCATAAAACACAAATACGTTGGTTTATTGGATCGTGGATTATTTGTTTGATATTTACGGCATCCATAAGAGGATAATCACATATTTTTTTATTTGATGTAATATCCCACACATCTATTTTAGAATGATACTTTTCGATGCAAGAAAAATAATTTGTGTCACCAAGTATCAGCTTATCTTTATTAACCGCTATTGCCGTATAATGCGTATCTTCCTCAAAAAAAACAGATTGAAAAGTTTTAGTGATAATATTAAACTGAATAATATAATTATTTCCACCAACAAAATAGATAGTTGAACCACATACACAGGCATCAGATATAAACGGAAATGATTCAATTTCAAACAGCTCATATTGTTTGTTATTTAACCCAAACAATGTAAAAGTGTTGCTTTCCTCAAAAAGAAGCAATATATATTCATCATTAACAGTATATGATTTATATATAGTTCCGTCAATTTGTTTTTTATATAGTAAATGTATCATTTTATCTATTCTATAGCACTGTTCATAATGGTTAGAAAGTAGCATCGTCAGATGCTATCTTTCGTTGTTAGATATTTATTGTCCTTTCCCACTTGGGAGCATGGAACAAAAGTTGCCTTTATAATTTGATTATTACAGTTAAATGGCACATAATCCACCTTGCTATCAATACTTAACGTATCACTTAGCTGCTTCAAATGGGAATGCTCATTTCGCAACAAGACTTCCAATTTTGAAAAGTCCACAGAACTGTATATCGGATAGAAACCGGAAAAGCAAGTAGGCGTTATGTAAGCAATTTGGCTTTCATAATCAAAGAATAAAAAACGATTCCCATCCGCTACATTATCATACACGGCAAAGCAAGCAAACTTTCCCACTCCATTGATTGTATAGCTTTGCATGAAGTCAATACTGCTATCATCTACCGCTTCTAACTCAAAAACAACACGCTTTTTACCTTGTTGATTAAAACACAGCCTATATAGAATTTCAAATTCTGTTTCTTCTGTTTCTATATAAAGGGTATCTTGTTCAGTCAAAGAACTATACTTGGCTGGATTTTGTTCCACATAGCCGTTTTTCGCTATAACACAGCAAAGTGGGAAAAGGAGCAAACTATATAATACAAATATTCTCATGTCTTTATATCTAATGGTTTAGCGGGGAACGCTGTAAGGCGTTATCACGCTTCGTTAACATCATATTTAATTTCATTCCAGTGTACCATATCGTATGGATAGTATGGTAACCCTTTCAGGCTGCTATCATCCAGCCCCAAAACCTTGACCAATGCACCGCTCTCAAAACACCAATATCCGTCATGTATTAGACCATATTTGTGGTCGTCGTGCCAAGCGCAATCGGAATGTCCACGATACCATTCCCTTTTGAGATACTTTTCCAATCGCTTTGTCGCCTGTGTCTTGTTTGTTTTAGCCAAATCCGACACTTCCAAGATTGCCCGATAAGGCACAGCGTCAAACACGCAATCCGCCATTTCCTTCCGTTCCGGGAAACGGTAATTCAGCAATACATCATAAACACGGTCTTTAACTTCTTTCATGTC
The Phocaeicola salanitronis DSM 18170 genome window above contains:
- a CDS encoding WGR domain-containing protein, whose product is MKRAFVYKDEKSHKFWWIDYSDCSFAVNYGKYGSIGKFEVKEFDTQEDCQKEAEKLIRSKMKKGYIEDGNFDFMKRLYIDSDEFGLNPKTSHPRFSEHFSDEIYYSEGDEETPFGSDEGHDTLICIFEAIRKNPNLDFSNFPQKLIEQDWDMEYVPITTLDADEVKKMAADKEMDMIQSDMVTYATAFAQIKITGSISFELKERGIKAIKRLALIEGMPWNENEIQSKMIEDLQSFSFIF
- a CDS encoding PoNe immunity protein domain-containing protein, encoding METRDKLFTEEQYIKQLAKYYCRIEKLNSMIEQSEKDGDEISPDLYGRLFDCRVYTIVTMYSMGENLEFIKSNYISTINVLEKCWTPYGYYVQMLWLLSIGIMLEYDNNVIHKLRVLIDMKEVKDRVYDVLLNYRFPERKEMADCVFDAVPYRAILEVSDLAKTNKTQATKRLEKYLKREWYRGHSDCAWHDDHKYGLIHDGYWCFESGALVKVLGLDDSSLKGLPYYPYDMVHWNEIKYDVNEA